In Candidatus Latescibacter sp., one genomic interval encodes:
- a CDS encoding sugar phosphate isomerase/epimerase family protein — translation MITKLKRRSFMLAAASAAAAPQVRAADNTSAKGRDASPDMPLGIIIGADNPEKELLRVKELGFTTCQLTVGEYSSKLAVRIRTTLEKLSLKPTSLICMGPGKYVWNFYEGPATIGLVPREMRAERITRLKQGTDFCREAGIPAVCAHFGFIPENPNDPLYKEFITAMKEVAGYVKDRGLSIYFETGQETPVTLLRAIEDIGTGNLGVNYDTANLILYGNANPVDGLDVIGKYVRSLHAKDGMYPTNPRELGKETPIGEGKVDFPGVIRKLKDLNFKGHITIEREISGPRQVEDILQSKKFLENLIKTV, via the coding sequence TTGATTACAAAATTGAAAAGAAGATCGTTCATGCTGGCTGCCGCTTCGGCTGCCGCTGCCCCACAGGTTCGGGCGGCGGATAACACGTCTGCTAAGGGGCGCGACGCCTCCCCGGACATGCCGCTGGGCATCATTATCGGGGCGGACAACCCGGAAAAAGAGCTGCTGCGGGTGAAGGAACTCGGATTTACTACCTGTCAGCTCACTGTGGGAGAGTATTCTTCCAAACTGGCCGTGCGGATACGAACGACCCTTGAAAAACTCTCCCTGAAACCGACTTCTCTCATCTGTATGGGGCCGGGAAAATACGTCTGGAATTTCTACGAAGGCCCTGCGACTATCGGCCTTGTCCCCCGTGAGATGAGAGCCGAGCGTATTACCCGTCTGAAACAGGGAACGGATTTCTGCCGTGAAGCAGGAATCCCCGCGGTGTGCGCCCACTTCGGCTTTATACCCGAGAATCCCAATGACCCTCTCTACAAGGAATTCATTACCGCCATGAAAGAGGTCGCCGGATATGTGAAAGACCGGGGGCTTTCCATCTATTTTGAAACGGGCCAGGAGACGCCTGTCACCCTTCTCCGGGCTATCGAGGATATCGGAACCGGCAACCTGGGGGTGAATTATGACACCGCGAACCTCATCCTCTACGGCAATGCAAACCCGGTGGACGGTCTGGATGTTATCGGCAAGTATGTGCGCTCCCTTCATGCCAAGGACGGGATGTATCCCACCAATCCCCGCGAGCTGGGCAAAGAGACGCCTATCGGCGAAGGGAAGGTTGATTTTCCCGGGGTGATCCGTAAGCTGAAAGATTTGAATTTCAAAGGCCATATCACCATCGAGCGTGAGATCAGCGGTCCCCGTCAGGTCGAAGATATTCTCCAGTCGAAAAAGTTCCTGGAGAACCTTATCAAGACTGTGTAA
- a CDS encoding Gfo/Idh/MocA family oxidoreductase yields MENTVDRRTFLKTAAAASAAVTVLKPGTVFGSAANSTVRLGIIGCGGRGTGVISSMVRNTDSRIVAIADLFEDQLTKGRENLNRVNREKGHPQIEDSHLFLGSKAYLRLLDLKDVDAVLVSTPAFLHPVHLEAAVDAGKHAYCEKPVAIDPAGVKRIQRIGKKAAGKTTLVVGFQIRHATPYVEMVKRIQQGDIGDIVTVQAYYLAGSIPIKWRDDVPQDEARLRAWFWDLALSGDILVEQGIHVVDIMNWVFKSPPLKSFGAGGRAGRNDRGNVWSHYNVIFEYPGKVHASFQSTQFDPGYGDVCVRFFGTRGVAEAHYTGGVFIKGEKPWDSGVVRGTAETVTKEQWAAGAFKSSLDDADPNKQKAFIESIKSGNLINEADAGAESALTAMMGRTAAYTGREATWDQMIRSNERFDPRLDLTKFDKKG; encoded by the coding sequence ATGGAAAATACCGTTGACAGGAGAACTTTTTTAAAAACAGCCGCCGCCGCTTCCGCCGCTGTAACCGTTCTTAAACCTGGAACTGTTTTCGGTTCCGCCGCGAATTCGACTGTCAGGCTCGGAATTATCGGCTGCGGGGGCCGTGGAACCGGAGTGATCAGCTCGATGGTAAGAAATACCGACAGCCGTATCGTCGCCATTGCCGATCTTTTCGAGGATCAGCTCACGAAAGGCCGTGAGAATCTCAACAGGGTCAACCGTGAAAAGGGGCATCCCCAGATCGAGGATTCCCACCTCTTTCTCGGCTCCAAAGCCTACCTGCGGCTTCTCGACCTGAAAGATGTGGATGCCGTGCTGGTCTCCACTCCGGCCTTTCTGCACCCGGTGCACCTGGAAGCGGCGGTGGATGCCGGGAAACATGCCTACTGCGAGAAACCGGTCGCAATCGATCCGGCGGGAGTGAAGCGCATTCAGCGTATCGGGAAAAAAGCCGCAGGGAAAACGACCCTGGTGGTCGGGTTCCAGATCCGTCATGCAACTCCTTATGTGGAAATGGTCAAGCGCATCCAGCAGGGTGATATCGGGGATATTGTCACAGTGCAGGCATACTATCTGGCCGGCTCGATTCCCATCAAATGGCGCGATGATGTACCGCAAGATGAGGCCCGGCTGCGCGCCTGGTTCTGGGACCTGGCTCTGTCCGGAGACATTCTGGTGGAGCAGGGCATCCATGTGGTGGATATCATGAACTGGGTATTTAAAAGCCCTCCCCTCAAGTCCTTCGGCGCCGGCGGAAGGGCGGGCAGGAACGATCGCGGGAATGTCTGGAGCCATTACAATGTCATCTTTGAATATCCGGGGAAAGTTCATGCGAGCTTCCAGTCCACCCAGTTCGATCCCGGTTATGGGGATGTCTGTGTCCGCTTTTTCGGAACCAGGGGAGTCGCGGAGGCCCATTACACGGGAGGAGTGTTCATCAAGGGAGAGAAACCCTGGGATTCCGGAGTGGTCAGGGGAACAGCCGAGACGGTCACCAAGGAGCAGTGGGCCGCCGGGGCGTTCAAATCCTCGCTCGATGACGCCGACCCGAACAAGCAGAAGGCTTTCATAGAAAGCATCAAATCCGGGAATCTCATCAACGAGGCGGACGCCGGCGCCGAATCCGCACTCACGGCAATGATGGGCCGGACTGCGGCATACACGGGCAGGGAGGCCACCTGGGACCAGATGATCCGTTCCAACGAACGGTTCGACCCCAGGCTGGACCTCACAAAGTTCGACAAGAAGGGATAA